AGGACAACGCCGTCGCCTTTGACTTCGACGACGATGCGGCCGCGGCTCTGCGCGTCGGCGACGGCGGACTGAAGGGCGGAGGCGAGCGACGGACGCTCGATGGATAACGGCTGTCCGTCGAGGAGGACCTGCATGAAAGGAATGTGGCCCACAGATGAAGGGCCTGCAACTCAGGTTCCCGGACGATGTGCAAAACCATGCCCCGCGTGTGGCACGAGCAGGGGATTCAGCCGGGGACCGGCGCGCCCCCTGCGACCGCGCCGGCGGGCTCGCGTGGTGCTTCCTGTCGCTTGGCCGCTTCGGTTCGGGCTTTGTCCAGCCGCAGCAGGCGGATATTGCGCACGTAGATGACGAGGCCCATCGTCTGGCCGAGGAGGCCCACCATGTCCTGCCGCCAGATGAAGTAGGCGGTGAGCATGAGGGCGCCGCCCAGGCTCATGTACCAGAACGCGGCGGGGACGACCGACTTGCGGCTCTTCTCGCTGGCCAGCCACTGCACCAGCATGCGGCCCGAGAAGATGAGCTGCCCGCCGAGGCCGATGGCGATCCACAGGAACTGGTTGCCGGTGGAGACGTTGAAGAGGCGCAGCAGCGGCGAGCGGCCCGCGGCGTTGGCCTCCATTTGCAGCCACGCCTGGAACTCGGGGCCGGTCATCTCGCGCCCGGCGAAGGGGCCGCTGAGGATGCGGTAGTTGAAGACGGAGTGCCCGTCGCGGACCTCGTGGACCTGCTCGACCTTGACCTTGTGGCTGGAGATGACCATCTCGACGACGGCCGCGCCCTCGGTGGGCGGGACGCGCTTGGAGATGTGGAGCATGATCCAGATGCTCAGGCCGAGGATGACGAGCATCGCGATGATCGGGCCCGGTTTCAACGGACAGCCTCCCGTGCCCCAGCGGTCGTGTCGGCGCCGACCTCCATGGAAGTGGTGGGGCGGCGCCTTGACCGCATGTACCGTACCGCAAAAAGGTCGATCAGGCCGGGCAGGGCCCGCTGGATGATGCCGAAGCCGTACTTGGTCTGGCCGGCGACCCGGGGGCGGTGGGTGACGCGGACCTCCTCGACGTGGTAGCCCAGGTGCCTGGCGGTGATGGGGATGAACCGGTGCATGCCCCGGAACTCGAGGGGCAGGCGGAGGGCGAGCTCGCGCTTCATGACGCGGAGCGAGCAGCCGGTGTCGCGGATGGTGTCGCCCAGGAGCCAGCGGCGGAAGGAGCGGCCGACCCAGGATCCGACGCGCCGGACGACGTTGTCCTTGCGGGCGTGGGAGCGGTCTCCCTGCACGAGGCCGGCGTTGGTGGCACGGAGGCGCTCCACCATCATGGGGATCTCGGCGGGGTCGTTCTGGAGGTCGGCATCGAGGACCGCGATGAGCTCGCCGCGGGCGGCGCGGAAGCCGGCGTGGAAGGCGGCGGACTGGCCGTTGCCCCTGCCCGGCGGGGTCTGGGTCATGGCGACGCAGCGGAGCCAGGGGCGGGTGGCCATGGCGTCGGTGAGCCTGCGGCGGGTGGCGTCGGTGCTGCCGTCGTCGACGATCACGGCCTCGAAGGTGAGGCCGGAGTCTTTGAGAGCGGACTCGATCTGGTCGACGAGGGGCTGGATGTTGTCCTCTTCGTTGTGCGCAGGGGCGACCACGGAGAGGTCCAGCGGGGTTC
The nucleotide sequence above comes from Phycisphaerales bacterium. Encoded proteins:
- a CDS encoding lipid-A-disaccharide synthase N-terminal domain-containing protein, with translation MKPGPIIAMLVILGLSIWIMLHISKRVPPTEGAAVVEMVISSHKVKVEQVHEVRDGHSVFNYRILSGPFAGREMTGPEFQAWLQMEANAAGRSPLLRLFNVSTGNQFLWIAIGLGGQLIFSGRMLVQWLASEKSRKSVVPAAFWYMSLGGALMLTAYFIWRQDMVGLLGQTMGLVIYVRNIRLLRLDKARTEAAKRQEAPREPAGAVAGGAPVPG
- a CDS encoding glycosyltransferase family 2 protein; the protein is MPEPDGTPLDLSVVAPAHNEEDNIQPLVDQIESALKDSGLTFEAVIVDDGSTDATRRRLTDAMATRPWLRCVAMTQTPPGRGNGQSAAFHAGFRAARGELIAVLDADLQNDPAEIPMMVERLRATNAGLVQGDRSHARKDNVVRRVGSWVGRSFRRWLLGDTIRDTGCSLRVMKRELALRLPLEFRGMHRFIPITARHLGYHVEEVRVTHRPRVAGQTKYGFGIIQRALPGLIDLFAVRYMRSRRRPTTSMEVGADTTAGAREAVR